A DNA window from Hordeum vulgare subsp. vulgare chromosome 1H, MorexV3_pseudomolecules_assembly, whole genome shotgun sequence contains the following coding sequences:
- the LOC123413587 gene encoding WAT1-related protein At5g07050-like yields MAFCGGFMEKAKPYIAMISLQFGYAGMNVLTKVSLNGGMSHYVLVVYRHAFATLAIAPFALILERKVRPQMTWSIFFQIFVLALLGPVIDQNFYYVGLKYTGPTFACAMSNILPAMTFVMAVIFRMEKIELTKLRCQAKIFGTVVTVAGAMLMTLYKGPLMHLPWTNSHAQPGGGEAAGAAGVDPTAREWFLGSLFIIIATLAWASLFILQTHTIKKYTAQLSLTTLICFVGTIQAVAVTFVMERRVSVWTIGFDMNLLAAAYAGIVTSSIAYYVQGLVIQKTGPVFASAFSPLMMIIVAVMGSFILSEKIYLGAVLGAVVIVVGLYAVLWGKHKETQEQEADAKVALPVASKGPDGTSVVQGAATAAGDDDGMRSASNGRGAGSASTV; encoded by the exons ATGGCTTTCTGTGGTGGTTTCATGGAGAAGGCCAAGCCGTACATCGCCATGATCTCCCTGCAGTTCGGCTACGCCGGCATGAACGTCCTCACCAAGGTCTCTCTTAACGGCGGGATGAGCCACTACGTGCTGGTCGTGTACCGGCACGCCTTCGCCACGCTCGCCATTGCTCCCTTTGCTCTCATCCTCGAGAG GAAGGTGAGACCGCAGATGACGTGGTCGATCTTCTTCCAGATCTTCGTCCTTGCGCTACTCGG ACCGGTGATCGACCAGAATTTCTACTACGTGGGGCTGAAGTACACCGGCCCGACGTTCGCCTGCGCCATGAGCAACATCCTCCCGGCGATGACCTTCGTCATGGCGGTGATCTTCAG GATGGAGAAGATAGAGCTGACGAAGCTGCGGTGCCAGGCCAAGATCTTCGGGACGGTCGTGACAGTGGCCGGCGCGATGCTGATGACGCTCTACAAGGGCCCGCTCATGCACCTGCCATGGACCAACAGCCACGCGCAGcccggcggcggcgaggccgCAGGTGCCGCCGGCGTCGACCCCACCGCCAGGGAGTGGTTCCTGGGctccctcttcatcatcatcgccacccTCGCCTGGGCGTCGCTCTTTATCCTACAGACCCACACCATCAAGAAGTACACCGCCCAGCTCTCCCTCACCACCCTCATCTGCTTCGTCGGCACCATCCAGGCCGTCGCCGTCACCTTCGTCATGGAGCGCCGCGTGTCCGTCTGGACCATCGGCTTCGACATgaacctcctcgccgccgcctacgCC GGGATCGTGACGTCGAGCATCGCGTACTACGTGCAAGGGCTGGTGATCCAGAAGACGGGACCTGTGTTCGCGTCGGCGTTCAGCCCGCTGATGATGATCATCGTGGCCGTCATGGGGTCCTTCATCCTTTCCGAGAAGATATACCTTGGTGCCGTGCTGGGCGCCGTGGTGATCGTGGTCGGGCTCTACGCCGTGCTCTGGGGCAAGCACAAGGAGACGCAGGAGCAGGAGGCGGACGCCAAGGTGGCGCTGCCGGTGGCCTCCAAGGGACCAGACGGCACCAGCGTCGTGCAAGGAGCTGCTACCGCTGCCGGAGATGATGATGGGATGAGGTCGGCCTCCAACGGACGTGGAGCTGGATCGGCTAGTACAGTTTGA